A stretch of the Anaerobaca lacustris genome encodes the following:
- the zwf gene encoding glucose-6-phosphate dehydrogenase: MTVQDIHPSVAAMEIVCAETAAPPTAMVVFGASGDLVTRKLLPSLAQIQERGLLSEHFCLIGCGRTEYSDEQFRRIARDALGEYAKGIPHDTAASFVEKLYYVSGDYNDPTLYQRIKDRLAELKHRHDVHGCDVFYLAVPPVLYGSISEHLGAAGLSCKDQPDCHQQARLVVEKPFGRDLASATELNRVLDKWFKEEQIYRIDHYLGKETVQNLMIFRFANGLFEPVWNRSHIDNIQITIAETLGVEHRASYYDQSGALRDMFQNHMLQMLALVAMEPPSSFDADRVRDEKAKLLRSIRPFQLDAWNSPFVRGRYGAGVVNGQEVPPYRDEPGVAADSITETFVAARLFVDNWRWKDVPFYLRTGKRLARKSTEIAITFKQVPHSLFGSVGLDELPANILVFRIQPEEGMSLHFQAKRPGSKICMGTLNMSFAYKDIFNADMPEAYERLLLDCMTGDQTLFTRFDAVDLAWRLLTPVLDAWHDGKTPLPEYPAGSESFPQADALPAADGHRWRRL; this comes from the coding sequence ATGACTGTCCAGGACATTCACCCTTCCGTTGCCGCGATGGAGATCGTCTGCGCCGAAACGGCCGCCCCGCCGACAGCGATGGTCGTGTTCGGCGCCTCGGGCGATCTGGTCACGCGCAAGCTCCTGCCCAGCCTCGCCCAGATTCAAGAACGGGGGCTTCTGAGCGAGCACTTCTGTCTGATCGGCTGCGGGCGAACGGAGTATTCCGACGAGCAGTTCCGGCGCATCGCCCGGGATGCTCTCGGTGAATACGCCAAAGGCATTCCCCACGACACCGCCGCGTCGTTCGTCGAGAAGCTGTATTATGTCAGCGGCGACTACAATGATCCGACCTTGTATCAGCGAATCAAGGACCGCCTCGCCGAACTGAAGCATCGGCACGACGTTCACGGGTGCGACGTCTTCTATCTGGCGGTGCCGCCGGTCCTCTATGGCAGCATCAGCGAACACCTCGGCGCGGCCGGCCTGTCGTGCAAGGACCAGCCCGACTGTCACCAGCAGGCCCGACTGGTGGTGGAAAAGCCTTTCGGAAGGGACCTCGCCAGTGCCACCGAGTTGAACCGGGTCCTGGACAAGTGGTTCAAGGAGGAGCAGATCTACCGGATCGACCATTACCTGGGCAAGGAGACCGTCCAGAACCTCATGATCTTCCGGTTTGCCAACGGCCTCTTCGAGCCCGTCTGGAATCGCAGCCATATCGACAACATTCAGATCACCATCGCCGAGACTTTGGGCGTCGAGCACCGTGCCAGCTATTACGATCAGTCCGGCGCACTGCGCGACATGTTCCAGAACCATATGCTCCAGATGCTGGCGTTGGTGGCGATGGAGCCGCCCAGTTCGTTCGACGCCGACCGCGTTCGCGACGAAAAGGCCAAGCTCCTGCGGTCGATCCGCCCGTTTCAGTTGGACGCATGGAACAGCCCGTTCGTGCGGGGTCGGTATGGAGCGGGCGTCGTGAACGGCCAGGAGGTGCCGCCCTATCGCGACGAGCCGGGCGTGGCGGCAGACTCGATCACGGAGACCTTTGTCGCGGCCCGACTCTTCGTGGACAACTGGCGGTGGAAGGACGTCCCGTTCTATCTGCGGACCGGCAAGCGGCTGGCCCGCAAGAGCACGGAGATCGCCATCACGTTCAAACAGGTGCCGCACTCGCTGTTCGGCTCGGTCGGCCTCGACGAGCTGCCTGCCAACATTCTCGTGTTCCGCATCCAGCCGGAAGAGGGCATGTCTCTGCACTTCCAGGCCAAGCGGCCCGGCTCGAAGATCTGTATGGGCACGCTCAACATGAGCTTCGCCTATAAGGACATCTTCAACGCGGACATGCCGGAGGCCTACGAGCGGCTTCTGCTCGATTGCATGACGGGCGACCAGACACTGTTCACGCGGTTTGACGCCGTGGACCTGGCCTGGCGGCTGCTGACGCCCGTTCTCGACGCCTGGCACGACGGCAAGACGCCCCTGCCGGAATACCCCGCCGGCAGCGAGAGCTTCCCCCAGGCCGACGCCCTGCCCGCCGCCGACGGCCACCGCTGGCGCCGCCTCTGA
- a CDS encoding uroporphyrinogen decarboxylase family protein, protein MTNEQWEKLLAVLAGDVVDPLPVGFIIDSPWLPGWAGQTVLDYYSSDRVWLDANLKAIRTFPDVLFLPGFWSEYGMCTEPSAFGTKCRWEENALPYADKIIRSIDDIANIEKPDPKTDGLLPFVLRRLKLLQPQIEEAGHRIRFAVARGPLNIATFLMGTTEFLMAMRTDPEPIQKLLTLIADFSIDWLRLQKECFPSIEGVFILDDIVGFLGDADFKESALPYLKRVFGCLDVPVRFFHNDAQGLVCAPYLAEIGVNLFNFAFEHSLGEMRERAGDTVTLLGNIPPRDVLAQGTPEDVIASVKAALDSIDDRRRILLSCGGGMPPDVPTENIQALLDASR, encoded by the coding sequence ATGACGAACGAGCAGTGGGAGAAGTTGTTGGCGGTTCTGGCGGGTGACGTGGTCGATCCGCTTCCGGTCGGCTTCATCATCGACAGCCCGTGGCTACCCGGCTGGGCGGGACAGACCGTTCTGGACTATTACAGCAGCGATCGTGTGTGGCTTGATGCGAACCTCAAGGCGATTCGGACCTTTCCCGACGTCCTGTTCCTCCCCGGCTTCTGGTCGGAGTACGGCATGTGCACCGAGCCGTCGGCGTTCGGAACCAAGTGCCGCTGGGAAGAGAACGCGCTGCCCTATGCAGACAAGATCATTCGCTCCATCGACGATATCGCGAACATCGAGAAGCCCGACCCAAAGACCGATGGCCTGCTGCCCTTCGTGTTGCGACGGCTCAAGCTCCTGCAACCGCAGATCGAGGAAGCGGGCCACCGCATTCGGTTCGCCGTGGCGCGAGGCCCGCTGAATATTGCGACCTTTTTGATGGGCACGACCGAGTTCCTCATGGCGATGCGCACGGACCCCGAACCGATCCAGAAGCTGCTGACGCTGATTGCCGATTTCTCGATCGACTGGCTGCGACTCCAGAAGGAGTGCTTCCCGTCCATTGAGGGTGTCTTCATCCTCGACGACATCGTCGGCTTCCTTGGCGACGCGGATTTCAAGGAATCGGCGTTGCCCTATCTCAAGCGAGTTTTCGGCTGTCTCGATGTGCCCGTGCGATTCTTCCACAACGATGCGCAGGGTCTGGTCTGTGCACCGTACCTAGCCGAGATCGGCGTCAATCTGTTCAACTTTGCCTTCGAGCATTCGTTGGGCGAGATGCGCGAGCGGGCCGGCGATACGGTGACGCTGCTGGGCAACATCCCGCCCCGCGACGTGCTGGCACAGGGCACACCCGAGGACGTGATCGCCAGCGTCAAAGCTGCGTTGGACTCGATAGACGACCGACGACGAATCCTCCTCTCCTGCGGCGGCGGAATGCCCCCCGACGTCCCCACCGAAAACATCCAAGCTCTCCTCGACGCGTCGCGGTAG